A genomic window from Phoenix dactylifera cultivar Barhee BC4 chromosome 7, palm_55x_up_171113_PBpolish2nd_filt_p, whole genome shotgun sequence includes:
- the LOC103710043 gene encoding protease Do-like 9, protein MEQSKRKRGRKRKKPVAETMDLQKPNTGASSASASASALGEAEVPEERPSPQRGRGRPRKVQRQDTSKEVVAEKGSSSPLRRESQVVASNGDSSDLLTHNLAMVAMEPPAPRWDQVVKVVPSRDAVVKVFCVHTEPNFSLPWQRKRQYSSSSSGFIISGRRVLTNAHSVEHYTQVKLKKRGSDTKYVATVLAIGTECDIAMLTVSDDEFWEGVSPVEFGSLPALQDAVTVVGYPIGGDTISVTSGVVSRIEILSYVHGTTELLGLQIDAAINSGNSGGPAFNDKGKCVGIAFQSLKHDDVENIGYVIPTPVILHFINDYEKSGEYTGFPILGIEWQKMENPDLRKAIGMSPNQKGVRVRRVEPTAPESDFLKPSDIILSFDGVDIANDGTVPFRHGERIGFSYLVSQKYTGENAVVKVLREKRVYEFNIKLATHKRLVPAHIRGKPPSYYIIAGFVFTTISVPYLRSEYGKDYEYDAPVKLLDKHLHAMAQSHDEQLVVVSQVLVADINIGYEDIVNNQVLSFNGQPVKNLKTLASMVENCDEEFLQFDLEYQQIVVLKTETAKAATKDILLTHCIPSAMSDDLKT, encoded by the exons ATGGAGCAATCCAAGAGGAAGAGGGGCCGCAAGCGCAAGAAGCCCGTCGCCGAGACCATGGACCTCCAGAAGCCCAACACCGgcgcctcctccgcctccgcctccgcctccgccctcggcgaggccgaggtcccCGAGGAGCGGCCCAGCCCCCAGCGCGGCAGGGGCCGGCCCCGCAAGGTCCAGCGCCAGGACACATCCAAGGAGGTCGTCGCCGAGAAaggttcttcttcccctctccgGCGGGAATCCCAGGTGGTGGCGAGCAACGGGGATTCCAGCGACCTTCTTACGCACAACCTAGCGATGGTGGCCATGGAGCCGCCGGCGCCGAGGTGGGACCAGGTGGTGAAGGTGGTGCCCTCGAGGGATGCTGTTGTCAAGGTTTTCTGTGTGCATACGGAGCCAAATTTTTCTCTCCCGTGGCAGCGGAAACGGCAGTATAGCTCGAGCAGCAGCGGGTTCATCATCAGCGGGAGGCGGGTGCTGACCAATGCCCACTCGGTTGAGCACTACACCCAGGTCAAGCTCAAGAAGCGTGGGTCGGACACCAAGTACGTGGCGACTGTGCTGGCCATTGGGACCGAGTGCGATATTG CCATGTTGACCGTTAGTGATGATGAATTTTGGGAGGGTGTTTCTCCAGTGGAGTTTGGGTCTCTACCTGCACTCCAAGATGCTGTTACTGTTGTTGGTTACCCAATTGGAGGAGACACAATTTCTGTGACAAGTGGTGTTGTGTCACGTATAGAGATACTATCATATGTCCATGGCACCACAGAGCTCTTAGGGCTGCAG ATAGATGCAGCAATAAACTCAGGCAATTCTGGTGGACCTGCTTTTAATGACAAGGGCAAATGTGTTGGTATTGCATTTCAGTCCCTGAAACATGATGATGTGGAAAATATAGGCTATGTGATACCAACGCCTGTTATTTTGCACTTTATTAATGATTATGAGAAGTCAGGAGAATATACAG GATTCCCTATCCTTGGGATTGAGTGGCAGAAAATGGAAAATCCTGATCTCCGGAAAGCAATAGGAATGTCACCTAACCAAAAGGGTGTGCGTGTAAGGAGAGTAGAGCCTACTGCACCAGAATCTGACTTTCTTAAACCATCTGATATTATTCTCAGCTTTGATGGTGTTGATATTGCTAATGATGGAACTG TTCCTTTCAGGCATGGAGAGCGCATTGGGTTTAGTTACCTCGTTTCTCAGAAGTACACTGGGGAGAATGCCGTGGTTAAAGTGTTACGTGAAAAGAGAGTTTACGAGTTTAACATAAAACTTGCAACTCACAAGAGGCTCGTTCCAGCTCACATCAGGGGGAAGCCTCCGTCATATTACATAATTGCAGGCTTTGTCTTCACTACAATTTCTGTTCCATATCTTCGTTCAGAG TATGGAAAGGATTATGAATATGATGCACCCGTAAAATTGTTGGACAAACATTTACATGCAATGGCGCAATCACATGATGAGCAACTCGTGGTGGTTTCCCAG GTGCTTGTGGCAGATATTAATATTGGTTATGAAGATATTGTCAACAATCAG GTACTTTCTTTCAATGGTCAACCAGTCAAGAATCTGAAAACCTTGGCATCCATGGTAGAGAACTGTGATGAAGAATTTTTGCAGTTTGATCTAGAGTACCAGCag ATTGTAGTCCTCAAGACAGAGACTGCAAAGGCTGCTACAAAGGACATCCTCCTCACACATTGTATACCTTCAGCTATGTCCGACGATTTGAAGACATGA
- the LOC103710042 gene encoding rac-like GTP-binding protein 5 isoform X1 — translation MGSKIKLRAVRIIAKKMASSAFRFIKCVTVGDGAVGKTCMLICYTSNKFPTDYIPTVFDNFSANVVVDGTTVNLGLWDTAGQEDYNRLRPLSYRGADVFVLAFSLVSRASYENVLKKWIPELQHFAPGVPVVLVGTKLDLREDKYFLSDHPGIIPVTTAQGEELRKQIGAAYYIECSSKTQQNVKAVFDAATKIVIRPPQKQKEKKKKPQHGCSLLLKSLDLGTIIIMKRQRLLATFCV, via the exons ATGGGCAGCAAAATAAAGCTACGGGCGGTGAGAATCATCG CAAAGAAGATGGCGTCCAGCGCTTTTCGGTTCATCAAATGCGTGACCGTTGGCGACGGCGCCGTCGGGAAGacctgcatgcttatctgctacaCCAGCAACAAATTCCCGACC GACTACATTCCGACGGTGTTCGATAACTTCAGCGCCAATGTTGTTGTTGATGGAACCACCGTGAATTTAGGCCTCTGGGACACTGCTG ggCAAGAGGATTACAATAGATTGAGGCCGTTGAGCTACCGAGGGGCGGACGTTTTTGTGCTCGCTTTCTCGCTGGTGAGCCGAGCGAGCTATGAAAATGTTCTGAAGAAG tGGATACCTGAGCTTCAGCATTTTGCACCGGGAGTCCCTGTGGTGCTGGTCGGCACCAAATTGG ATCTTCGTGAAGATAAATATTTTCTCTCAGACCATCCTGGCATTATACCTGTTACTACTGCTCAG GGAGAGGAACTCCGTAAGCAAATAGGCGCTGCGTATTATATAGAGTGTAGCTCGAAAACACAACAG AATGTCAAAGCAGTGTTTGATGCTGCCACCAAGATAGTTATTCGGCCTCcacaaaaacagaaggaaaagaagaaaaagccacAGCATGGATGTTCACTATT ATTGAAGTCTTTGGACTTGGGAACGATCATCATTATGAAACGACAAAGGCTTCTGGCAACCTTTTGTGTATGA
- the LOC103710042 gene encoding rac-like GTP-binding protein 3 isoform X2, translated as MGSKIKLRAVRIIAKKMASSAFRFIKCVTVGDGAVGKTCMLICYTSNKFPTDYIPTVFDNFSANVVVDGTTVNLGLWDTAGQEDYNRLRPLSYRGADVFVLAFSLVSRASYENVLKKWIPELQHFAPGVPVVLVGTKLDLREDKYFLSDHPGIIPVTTAQGEELRKQIGAAYYIECSSKTQQNVKAVFDAATKIVIRPPQKQKEKKKKPQHGCSLLNIISGWKLVCFK; from the exons ATGGGCAGCAAAATAAAGCTACGGGCGGTGAGAATCATCG CAAAGAAGATGGCGTCCAGCGCTTTTCGGTTCATCAAATGCGTGACCGTTGGCGACGGCGCCGTCGGGAAGacctgcatgcttatctgctacaCCAGCAACAAATTCCCGACC GACTACATTCCGACGGTGTTCGATAACTTCAGCGCCAATGTTGTTGTTGATGGAACCACCGTGAATTTAGGCCTCTGGGACACTGCTG ggCAAGAGGATTACAATAGATTGAGGCCGTTGAGCTACCGAGGGGCGGACGTTTTTGTGCTCGCTTTCTCGCTGGTGAGCCGAGCGAGCTATGAAAATGTTCTGAAGAAG tGGATACCTGAGCTTCAGCATTTTGCACCGGGAGTCCCTGTGGTGCTGGTCGGCACCAAATTGG ATCTTCGTGAAGATAAATATTTTCTCTCAGACCATCCTGGCATTATACCTGTTACTACTGCTCAG GGAGAGGAACTCCGTAAGCAAATAGGCGCTGCGTATTATATAGAGTGTAGCTCGAAAACACAACAG AATGTCAAAGCAGTGTTTGATGCTGCCACCAAGATAGTTATTCGGCCTCcacaaaaacagaaggaaaagaagaaaaagccacAGCATGGATGTTCACTATT GAATATCATTTCTGGGTGGAAACTTGTGTGCTTTAAATAA
- the LOC103710042 gene encoding rac-like GTP-binding protein 5 isoform X3 — MASSAFRFIKCVTVGDGAVGKTCMLICYTSNKFPTDYIPTVFDNFSANVVVDGTTVNLGLWDTAGQEDYNRLRPLSYRGADVFVLAFSLVSRASYENVLKKWIPELQHFAPGVPVVLVGTKLDLREDKYFLSDHPGIIPVTTAQGEELRKQIGAAYYIECSSKTQQNVKAVFDAATKIVIRPPQKQKEKKKKPQHGCSLLLKSLDLGTIIIMKRQRLLATFCV, encoded by the exons ATGGCGTCCAGCGCTTTTCGGTTCATCAAATGCGTGACCGTTGGCGACGGCGCCGTCGGGAAGacctgcatgcttatctgctacaCCAGCAACAAATTCCCGACC GACTACATTCCGACGGTGTTCGATAACTTCAGCGCCAATGTTGTTGTTGATGGAACCACCGTGAATTTAGGCCTCTGGGACACTGCTG ggCAAGAGGATTACAATAGATTGAGGCCGTTGAGCTACCGAGGGGCGGACGTTTTTGTGCTCGCTTTCTCGCTGGTGAGCCGAGCGAGCTATGAAAATGTTCTGAAGAAG tGGATACCTGAGCTTCAGCATTTTGCACCGGGAGTCCCTGTGGTGCTGGTCGGCACCAAATTGG ATCTTCGTGAAGATAAATATTTTCTCTCAGACCATCCTGGCATTATACCTGTTACTACTGCTCAG GGAGAGGAACTCCGTAAGCAAATAGGCGCTGCGTATTATATAGAGTGTAGCTCGAAAACACAACAG AATGTCAAAGCAGTGTTTGATGCTGCCACCAAGATAGTTATTCGGCCTCcacaaaaacagaaggaaaagaagaaaaagccacAGCATGGATGTTCACTATT ATTGAAGTCTTTGGACTTGGGAACGATCATCATTATGAAACGACAAAGGCTTCTGGCAACCTTTTGTGTATGA
- the LOC103710041 gene encoding MLP-like protein 423 translates to MASKAEVEVEVKSPADKFWGAIRDSTDLFPKIFPEQYKSIEIVEGDGKSVGTIRILKYAEGFPIVTFSKERIEVADDANKQVSCSVIDGELVGFYKAFKATLQVVPKGEGGLVKWCLDYEKANEEVPQPDLLQETAVKTFKGLDAYLLQN, encoded by the exons ATGGCCTCCAAGGCTGAAGTGGAAGTGGAGGTGAAGTCTCCTGCGGACAAGTTTTGGGGAGCTATAAGGGACTCCACAGATCTCTTCCCCAAGATCTTCCCTGAGCAGTACAAGAGCATCGAGATCGTCGAAGGTGATGGGAAGAGCGTCGGCACCATCCGGATTCTGAAATATGCTGAAG GGTTTCCAATTGTCACATTCTCCAAGGAGAGGATCGAGGTGGCGGACGATGCAAACAAGCAGGTCTCATGCAGTGTGATAGATGGGGAGCTGGTGGGCTTCTACAAAGCCTTCAAGGCCACTCTTCAAGTGGTTCCAAAGGGTGAAGGTGGCCTGGTGAAGTGGTGCCTCGACTACGAGAAAGCAAATGAAGAGGTCCCTCAGCCGGACCTCCTCCAGGAGACGGCGGTCAAGACCTTCAAAGGCCTCGACGCTTACCTCCTCCAGAACTAA
- the LOC120111319 gene encoding uncharacterized protein LOC120111319, translating to MASPPTSLSLHEAPFLQHIRRFPPPPPPPRCRPTCAIHSLPETPQRPSVEPDGLDRRQILEKFRYTSQIGHGWLEIRHMKDEDLDAVALLLAESFNRDKQSPGGNISMFAFVVKQYMIERRSVIPHAAVLVGFYKEKDGEEAQLACTAEISFDALGAHPAVGTPRPPKECPYIGNVSVTKTLRRKGIGLKLLKACEKLIIQMKAERKVYLHCRVASKGPFRLYEKAGYKVVKKDSILTWLFLKRRRYLMFKELPPIADDENESDVSDCN from the exons ATGGCGTCTCCCCccacctccctctccctccacgAAGCTCCCTTCCTGCAACACATCCGCCGCTTCCCTCCCCCACCTCCACCACCTCGGTGCCGTCCAACCTGCGCCATCCATTCTCTTCCGGAGACCCCGCAGAGACCCTCCGTCGAACCGGACGGCCTCGACAGGCGCCAAATCCTCGAAAAGTTCCGCTACACCAGCCAGATCGGCCACGGATGGCTGGAGATCCGCCATATGAAGGACGAGGATCTGGACGCCGTGGCCCTGCTCCTCGCCGAGTCATTTAACAGGGACAAGCAGTCGCCGGGCGGGAACATCTCCATGTTCGCCTTCGTGGTGAAGCAATATATGATCGAGCGGCGGAGTGTGATTCCGCATGCGGCGGTGCTCGTCGGGTTCTATAAGGAGAAGGATGGCGAAGAGGCGCAGCTGGCATGCACTGCCGAAATCTCTTTCGATGCTCTCGGGGCGCATCCTGCTGTCGGCACGCCTCGGCCCCCTAAGGAATGTCCATACATTGGCAACGTCTCTGTGACGAAGACGCTTCGGAG GAAAGGGATTGGTTTGAAACTTCTAAAGGCATGTGAAAAACTGATAATTCAGATGAAGGCTGAAAGAAAAGTATACCTTCATTGCAGAGTGGCTTCTAAAGGTCCATTCAGATTGTATGAGAAAGCTGGTTATAAGGTTGTCAAGAAAGACAGCATCTTGACTTGGCTGTTTTTAAAACGGCGCAGGTACTTGATGTTTAAAGAACTCCCACCGATTGCAGATGATGAAAATGAGTCTGATGTCTCGGATTGCAACTAA